A single region of the Nicotiana sylvestris chromosome 6, ASM39365v2, whole genome shotgun sequence genome encodes:
- the LOC104212991 gene encoding ubiquitin carboxyl-terminal hydrolase 8, producing MDNPSEDSSDSPQQQPESPVNDDQRVYLVPYRWWKEAQESSPADGKSATLYAAALAPSYGGPMKIINNIFSPDVSFNLRREEESLSQSQENGEVGVSGRDYALVPGDIWLQALKWHSNSKAAAKNGKSFSATDEDIADVYPLQLRLSVLRETSSLGVRISKKDNTVECFRRACRIFSVDTEPLRIWDLSGQTALFFSDENNKILKDSQKQSEQDMLLELQVYGLSDSVKNKAKKDEMSMQYPNGSSFLMNGTGSGITSNLTRSSSSSFSGGPCEAGTLGLTGLQNLGNTCFMNSALQCLAHTPKLVDYFLGDYKREINHDNPLGMNGEIASAFGDLLKKLWAPGATPVAPRTFKLKLAHFAPQFSGFNQHDSQELLAFLLDGLHEDLNRVKNKPYVEAKDGDDRPDEEIADEYWNNHLARNDSIIVDVCQGQYRSTLVCPVCKKVSIMFDPFMYLSLPLPSTSMRSMTVTVIKNGSDIQISAFTITVPKDGKLEDLIRALSTACSLDADETLLVAEIYNNRIIRYLEEPADSLSLIRDGDRLVAYRLHKGTEEAPLVVFTHQQIDEHYIYGKLTSNMKTFGIPLAAHSRVLTGSYIRSLYLQILTPFLVHNTAQADNLNCDRSATLNCDRSATEVCTDSEVSTDMEPGNSIVNGVPESIAEEDTAEPLDMDFEFYLSDDKATFKGSEIVMNEPLQSTDISGRLNVLVSWSPKMLEQYNTGLFSSLPEVFKSGFFAKRPQESVSLYKCLEAFLKEEPLGPEDMWYCPACKQHRQATKKLDLWRLPEILVIHLKRFSYNRFLKNKLETYVDFPTHDLDLSSYLAYKDGKSSYRYMLYAISNHYGSMGGGHYTAFVHQGADRWYDFDDSHVYPISQDKLKTSAAYVLFYRRVEEI from the exons ATGGATAACCCATCGGAGGATTCCTCGGATTCTCCTCAACAGCAGCCCGAATCTCCTGTAAACGATGACCAACGTGTTTATTTAGTTCCTTACAG GTGGTGGAAGGAAGCACAGGAGTCATCACCAGCAGATGGGAAGTCAGCGACTTTGTACGCAGCGGCACTAGCTCCATCTTATGGAGGGCCAATGAAAATCATTAACAACATATTTAGCCCAGACGTCTCATTTAACTTGAGGAGAGAGGAGGAATCTTTATCACAGAGTCAGGAGAATGGTGAAGTTGGGGTATCTGGTCGGGACTATGCTTTGGTCCCTGGCGACATTTGGCTGCAGGCACTCAAATG GCACAGTAACTCTAAAGCTGCGGCTAAGAATGGAAAAAGCTTTTCAGCTACAGATGAGGATATTGCAGATGTCTATCCTTTACAGCTGAGGCTTTCTGTTTTGCGGGAAACCAGTTCCTTGGGAGTCAGGATAAGCAAAAAG GACAATACAGTTGAATGCTTTAGAAGAGCCTGCAGAATTTTTAGTGTCGATACAGAACCC TTACGGATTTGGGATTTATCTGGGCAGACGGCATTGTTTTTTTCAGATGAAAACAATAAGATCCTCAAAGACTCTCAGAAACAGTCAGAGCAAGAT ATGCTCTTGGAGTTGCAGGTCTATGGGTTATCAGATTCTGTTAAAAATAAAGCGAAAAAAGATGAGATGTCAATGCAATACCCTAATGGTTCTTCTTTTCTGATGAATGGTACTGGCAGTGGTATAACCTCTAATCTCACTCGGAGCAGTTCTTCATCATTTTCTGGAGGTCCATGTGAAGCTGGTACCTTGGGCTTGACTGGATTGCAAAACCTAGGGAACACCTGTTTCATGAACAGTGCTCTTCAGTGCCTTGCACATACGCCAAAGCTTGTTGATTACTTTCTCGGGGACTACAAGAGAGAAATAAATCATGATAACCCATTGGGAATGAAT GGTGAAATTGCATCTGCTTTTGGTGACCTTTTGAAGAAATTATGGGCTCCTGGAGCGACTCCTGTGGCACCTAGAACATTCAAATTAAAGCTTGCTCATTTTGCTCCTCAATTCAGCGGCTTTAATCAACATGATTCTCAG GAGCTCCTAGCTTTTCTATTGGATGGACTCCACGAAGATTTGAACCGTGTCAAGAATAAACCTTATGTTGAAGCTAAGGATGGAGATGATCGTCCAGATGAAGAAATTGCTGATGAATACTGGAATAATCATCTGGCTCGTAATGACTCCATCATAGTGGACGTTTGCCAG GGTCAATACCGTTCCACATTGGTCTGTCCTGTTTGCAAAAAGGTCTCCATCATGTTTGATCCTTTCATGTATTTGTCACTGCCTCTTCCATCTACATCTATGAGGTCAATGACCGTCACAGTTATAAAAAATGGCAGTGATATTCAGATATCTGCCTTTACAATCACTGTTCCCAAGGATGGAAAACTTGAAGATCTTATTCGTGCTTTAAGCACTGCATGCTCTTTGGACGCTGATGAGACCCTTTTGGTGGCTGAG ATATACAACAACCGCATTATACGTTATCTTGAGGAACCAGCCGATTCATTATCCTTAATAAGAGATGGTGACCGACTTGTTGCTTATCGGTTGCACAAGGGTACTGAAGAAGCCCCCTTGGTTGTGTTTACGCATCAACAGATTGATGA GCATTACATATACGGAAAGCTGACCTCAAATATGAAGACATTTGGAATTCCGCTTGCCGCGCATAGTAGAGTTCTTACAGGATCTTATATCCGTAGTCTTTATCTACAGATACTTACACCATTCTTAGTCCACAATACAGCCCAAGCAGATAATCTTAACTGTGATAGAAGTGCTACTCTTAACTGTGATAGAAGTGCTACTGAAGTATGTACAGATTCAGAAGTCAGCACAGACATGGAACCTGGCAACTCAATAGTTAACGGGGTTCCAGAAAGCATTGCTGAAGAAGATACTGCCGAACCTTTAGACATGGACTTTGAATTTTACCTATCAGATGATAAGGCAACCTTTAAAGGCTCCGAGATTGTAATGAATGAGCCATTACAGTCCACAGATATCTCTGGACGGTTAAATGTACTTGTAAGTTGGTCACCTAAAATGCTTGAACAGTACAATACAGGCCTTTTCAGCTCACTGCCAGAAGTTTTTAAATCTGGGTTTTTTGCCAAAAGACCACAAGAATCTGTCTCTCTGTATAAATGTCTTGAGGCATTTCTGAAGGAAGAGCCTCTAGGGCCAGAAGATATGTG GTACTGCCCTGCATGCAAGCAGCATCGCCAAGCTACTAAAAAGTTGGATCTTTGGAGACTGCCGGAGATTCTGGTCATCCACCTGAAGAGGTTCTCGTACAACCGGTTTCTGAAGAACAAGTTGGAGACGTATGTTGACTTCCCAACTCATGATCTTGATTTATCCTCATATTTGGCCTACAAAGATGGCAAATCTTCCTACCGGTATATGCTTTATGCAATTAGCAACCATTATGGAAGCATGGGAGGGGGTCACTACACTGCGTTTGTTCAT CAAGGTGCTGATCGGTGGTATGACTTCGATGACAGCCATGTGTATCCCATCAGCCAGGACAAGCTCAAAACCTCGGCCGCCTATGTCCTATTTTATAGACGAGTTGAGGAAATCTAA